In a genomic window of Amblyomma americanum isolate KBUSLIRL-KWMA chromosome 4, ASM5285725v1, whole genome shotgun sequence:
- the LOC144130298 gene encoding uncharacterized protein LOC144130298 — MASSSAVTTDTWKGQLNFDKACTSTGAQDRCWLIADLTAWNQVLHEHECTLVEFSPGKLSLRHMPHSDVVEPSSVTARKAAFLISWLIANHGCITELSLRCIGWPNEDTPEEAAVPIRLHPPPGKGIRRLEIEMLDFDVSYRRGSYYLDHEDIEALRGIEDLFIFSCDARLEPPLVRLLENNSKSVKFFMAVNTELTRNMVDALQRLEKCQSITVRLCESYDDTYSDTDVVTGLAQGVAGVKKLKILLPGNSDCKFSGLAHAVEASVTLTTLELSMFSDWDSQMELFAALKVNTSVKRVRVEFDNLEWSCEEALAEVLSTNCSLLDLILNGTVTDGCMIRMAGALKQNTALEKLVFGVALEGVNGVIALCQALRTNKTLKKLEFPAFDASQTERVALAETLAHRDGYRRVRLPLAEPDLPILCALLPCPVSCPQELNEIPICSASEANIQHLFNALTSSCCRVETLSISIRGDPGASKMKALAKMLSVNRSIRQMCVVMHSDRGRVVQELLDALDANNSINEMVISSGSMHMETITALSHFFARNRTITAFRLSIVPMKLEQFEQVLAPGPLARVMSHGMTMNPVILEFGGDSGYKLSRTYYPIFEALNSNRGTLNRATDFVLLHGVDRVGAQAFQLFFGRRCLLKHVVKTSRKSEHEALLAIASAQNFLLDNYFVITGIVQRSVVCYPAGKGTQCDELNAECWRAIVRHLKVVDVLS; from the exons ATGGCCAGTTCTAGCGCCGTCACAACCGACACGTGGAAAGGTCAGTTGAACTTTGACAAAGCCTGCACGTCTACAGGAGCTCAAGATAGGTGTTGGCTCATCGCCGACCTGACGGCGTGGAACCAAGTGCTGCATGAACACGAATGCACACTTGTCGAGTTTTCTCCAGGCAAGCTCAGCCTTCGGCACATGCCGCACAGTGATGTGGTTGAGCCGAGCAGTGTCACGGCACGAAAGGCGGCCTTTTTGATCTCTTGGCTCATCGCAAATCATGGCTGCATCACCGAGCTGAGCCTGCGGTGCATCGGTTGGCCCAACGAAGACACCCCGGAGGAAGCGGCTGTGCCCATTCGCTTGCACCCACCTCCAGGAAAGGGCATTCGCAGGCTCGAAATAGAGATGCTCGACTTCGACGTTTCCTACAGACGGGGAAGTTATTACCTGGACCACGAAGACATCGAGGCGCTTCGCGGAATCGAAGACCTCTTCATATTTTCTTGCGACGCAAGGCTGGAACCACCTCTGGTGAGGTTGCTGGAAAACAACTCGAAATCTGTCAAGTTTTTCATGGCGGTCAACACAGAACTAACCAGGAACATGGTGGACGCCCTACAGCGCCTCGAGAAATGCCAGTCGATAACGGTTAGACTTTGCGAAAGCTACGATGACACCTACTCGGATACAGATGTCGTGACTGGACTGGCACAAGGCGTGGCAGGTGTCAAAAAGTTGAAGATTCTCCTACCCGGAAATTCCGACTGCAAATTCTCGGGCCTGGCTCACGCCGTGGAGGCCAGTGTGACACTGACCACGCTGGAACTGTCCATGTTTTCTGACTGGGACTCGCAAATGGAGTTGTTCGCTGCGCTCAAAGTGAACACAAGCGTGAAGAGGGTGCGAGTTGAATTCGACAATCTTGAGTGGAGCTGTGAAGAAGCCTTGGCGGAGGTGTTGTCCACTAATTGTAGCCTTCTTGACCTGATTTTGAATGGTACAGTCACCGACGGCTGTATGATACGAATGGCAGGTGCCCTTAAACAGAACACAGCTCTGGAAAAGCTGGTGTTCGGCGTAGCCCTGGAAGGCGTGAACGGCGTTATAGCCCTGTGCCAAGCTCTTCGAACCAACAAGACGTTAAAGAAACTAGAATTTCCGGCGTTTGACGCCTCCCAGACGGAGAG GGTGGCACTGGCGGAGACGCTGGCGCACCGTGACGGCTACAGACGAGTGCGGCTACCGCTGGCGGAGCCCGACCTTCCAATCTTGTGTGCTCTCCTGCCCTGCCCCGTGTCATGCCCTCAAGAGCTTAACGAGATTCCCATCTGCAGCGCCTCCGAAGCGAACATCCAGCATCTGTTCAATGCTCTAACGTCGTCCTGCTGCAGAGTAGAGACGCTAAGCATTTCTATCAGAGGAGATCCTGGGGCAAGTAAGATGAAAGCTCTCGCCAAAATGCTCAGCGTCAATCGATCAATCCGGCAAATGTGTGTCGTCATGCACAGCGACAGAGGCCGGGTTGTCCAGGAGCTCCTGGATGCCTTGGATGCTAACAACAGCATAAACGAAATGGTGATTTCAAGCGGTTCAATGCACATGGAAACGATCACAGCACTTTCTCATTTCTTTGCCCGCAACAGAACAATCACAGCGTTCCGGCTGTCTATCGTACCGATGAAGCTAGAGCAGTTCGAACAAGTGTTGGCTCCTGGCCCGCTCGCGCGAGTGATGTCTCATGGAATGACGATGAACCCAGTCATCTTGGAATTCGGCGGAGACTCCGGGTATAAACTCAGCCGCACTTACTACCCAATTTTTGAGGCGTTGAACAGTAACAGGGGTACCTTGAATCGTGCTACGGATTTCGTTCTCTTGCACGGCGTGGACAGAGTGGGCGCGCAGGCATTCCAGCTCTTCTTTGGAAGACGTTGTCTCCTCAAACACGTGGTGAAGACTTCTCGCAAATCGGAGCACGAGGCACTACTGGCAATAGCCTCGGCGCAGAACTTCTTGCTGGACAACTACTTCGTAATCACTGGCATTGTTCAGCGCTCCGTAGTGTGCTACCCTGCCGGCAAGGGTACTCAGTGCGATGAGCTCAACGCTGAGTGCTGGCGCGCCATTGTTCGCCATCTGAAAGTAGTTGACGTGCTAAGCTAG